From the genome of Phycisphaerae bacterium:
TGTTATCTTGGCCATCCTGGCCACCATCCTGGTGGTCATGTTCATGGCCATCTACTACACCTTCAACGGGGTTATCGCGGACGTTGCCCTGCTGATGAACCTGGTGATCACGCTCGGGGTCATGTCGTTCCTGCAAGCGACGTTCACGCTGCCGGGCATTGCGGGCATGGTGTTGACCTTGGGCATGGCGGTGGACGCGAACGTGCTCATCTATGAGCGTATGCGTGAGGAGTTGAGTCGAGGCGTGTCGGCCCGGATGGCGGTCAAACTCGGCTATGAGAAGGCTTTCAGCGCGATTCTCGACTCGAACGTGACCACGATTTTGACGGCCGTGATTCTGGGCTCGCTGGGCAGCGAGGAGATCAAGGGTTTCGGTCTGACCCTGGGTATTGGTCTGACGATCAGCTTGTTTACCGCGTTGTTCGTTACCCGCCGGTACTATCACTTCATGACTGCGACCGATCCGGGGGTGGAAGAGACGCGTAAGGCCTGGCTTGCGACGGGCGTCCTGGTGGCCGCGGGTGCGATCTGCATGGGGCTTGGCTATCTGTTGAACACTGATCCCAAGGTGCGAGCCGAGTCCGGCTGGTGGGGCCTAGGCGGCCTGCTGCTCGTTCTTTTTTTAACCTCGCTGCTTCTGCTGGGCAGTCTCTATACGTTCCGGTTCCTGTATCGCGTGACCGGGTACTATAAGGCCAATCGACTGCCGATGCTCAAGCTGATCAACTTGACCAACATCGACTGGATGAGCATGGTCAAGTATCTGTGGCCGTGTTCGGGCATCTTCATTGTTCTGGGATTCACTCTGCTGTTCAGCATCGACAAGAGCCAGTACCTGGACATTGAGTTCCTGGGGGGTACGGGGGTGCAGGTTCAGATCAAACCTGAGCGTAGTGCCGATTTCGCGGTTGAGGGTGACGAGAAGGTGAAGGGGTATGTGACCAACGGGCGGGATGACACGCCGGCGACGGCGGTTGGTTGGCTGCGGCATGCGGCCAAGCAGGTTACGGAGGCGAGCGTGACGGCCTCGACGCAGGGTGCGGACCAGTACCTGATCACGACCGGCGAGGGTTTCACTCAGGCCCAGATGGAGGCGTTGTTGCTGCCCACGCTGGAGGAGTTCATCGTCCGCGGCGGCATCCGGCCGGCCGAGAACGGCTATCTCATCCAGTTCAATCCCGAGAAGATCCAGGGGCTTGTGACCGACGCGGCCTCGGCCCAGGTCAAGGTTCGGAGTGCCTCGGGATACATTTCCGCGGCCGCCAATCTGATGCGTGGGGCGCGGGTCCAGCTGGTTGAGGAGGGTTCGGGGAAGGAGACGCTGAAGGCCTACGAGATCATCGTGACCGAGACGCAGAAGACGCTGGTGGCTGAATCTCTGCTGGCGGCCATGCAGGATGTCCTGAAGGTGACCCAGTCCATCCAGGCCAAGATTCCCGAGAAGGCGAAGGCTACGGATGGTGTGTTCCCGATCAAGATGGGGGACAACACGCTGGTGGACGCCATTGGTGAGGATCTGGCTCGCGGTTCGGCCGAATCGGTTGCGGCCTTCAAGGGCGGGGTGGCCATCGTGTTTGACGACCTCACCCCGGTGGTCACTCCCCGGGAGATGGAGCGGCGGCTGCGGAACATGCGTCTGCAGCCTGATTTTGAGGATGCCGGATGGCGCGACGCGAAGGTCATTCCGCTGATTTCCGAGGCGGCTCCTCCGGGTACGTCGGCCGAGGATGTGAGCTGTAAGCGAATTGCCATCCTGGTGTCGGACCCGGCCATACCGTACATCGAGGGTGAGAGCAACGAGTCCTGGAAGACCCAGGTGGCGGGCAAGGAGCTGAAGCTGGCCGAGGAGGCTCTGGCTTCCTCGCGGGCCCTGGAGCGGGTGACCCAGTTTGCCCCGCAGGTTGCCCAGGAGGCGGTTCAGAAGGCGATCATTGCGATCGTGCTATCGCTGATCGCGATCGCCATTTATGTGTGGGTTCGGTTTGGCTCGGTCGGTTTTGGTCTGGGCGGCATCATCTCCCTGTTTCACGACGTGGCCACGACCATCGCCGCGCTGATGATCTGCCACCACATTCACGACACCTGGCTGGGCAGGCTGCTGATGCTCGAGGACTTCAAGTTTGACCTGAACATCATTGCCGCCCTGCTCACCATTCTGGGTTTCTCGATCAATGACACGATCGTCATCTACGACCGTATCCGCGAGATTCGTGGACGGCTGAGTACCGTTTCGCCGAACATCATCAACAATGCGGTCAACCAGACGCTGTCGCGAACCATTATCACGTCGTTCACGGTGTTCCTCTGCGTGGGGGCGATGTACTTCTTCGGAGGGGACGGGATTCACGGCTTCTGCTTCGCGATGCTCTTCGGCATCTTCACGGGCACGTACAGCACGGTGATGATTGCCAGCCCGATCCTGTATCACCCGCGGGTCATGTGGGTGACGACGATCGTGCTGAGTGCTTTGACCGCCCTGTTGATTGCCACGGTGGTGAGCATCGGTTGGCTGAGGTACACGTTGATGGTTCTGATCGTGGCCGGCGCGTTGTTTGCCCTGGTTCGGCAGTGGGCGGCCACGGCGGGGGCGAGGGAGCCTGTCCGGGCGGGGGTGACGGCGTAGTCAAGAATGGGATGCGGGCATCGGCCCGCGGACTGTGAAAACCAGAAGCCCCGGACCGCACATGCTCTCCGGGGCTTCTCTTTGGATCGGCGTTCAGCCGCCGGCCGGGTTTTTCATTTCCCGGGCGACGAGGAACACGCCCACGAGAATCAGGGCGATGCCCGCCCATTGGCCGGAAGACAATGTTTCATGCAGGTACTTCCAGGCGACGATGGCGATGAGGGCGAAGCCCCCGCTGACCATGATCGGGTAGGCGATACTGATTTTCAGGCCGGACAGGGAGTAGGTGTAGAAGGCTACGTTGACGGCGAAGCAGATGAGTCCGGCGACCAGGACCCAGTTGGTGAGCAGGCAGCGTACCAGGGGGGCGAGGCCGGGTTCCAGGTGGGGTCGGGCTTCGTTGTACCGCTGGACACCGAATTTCATCATCAGGTTGGCGGTGGCGTTCAAGGTCAGGGCCAGGGTCAGGGCAATCCAGTATTTCATCTTTGCAGCTCCGTGTGGCATGGTATCCAGCCGGCCCGGATTGTATAAAGAGCCTGACGGACGGACCACCCGAGAGGTGCCCGTTCGACGGGAGCACCAGGTGATGTCCACCTTCGTTCACGCGGTCTTTTTCACGTGCAAGCCGAGCGCGACCCCCGAGCAGATCAAGCTGCTGGCGTCCGACTGCCGTTCGATGCTGACTCAGATTCCATCGGTCCGGCAGTTGGTGGCGGGGCGGCGGGAGGAGAGCATGACCCGCCCGGTGAACGACACGGCCTACCATGTTGGGCTGGTGGTTCACTTTGACGACCTTTCCGGCTATCGGCTTTACGCCGACCATCCCTTGCACATGGAGTTTGTCGCCAAGCACAAGGCGTTTTGGGCGGACCTGCGGGTCTGCGACTTTGTCGCCGGGTGACGACAAACCGTCTTCCGAAGTCATATCCCGGGCGAGGTGAGTTGGGATCTGCATGGTGGGGCGCGGTCCTGGACCGGGTTGGTGGCGGGTCCTCCGATAACCTGGGAGAGTTAACGGAAGGAGGGCCAGGACAATGCCGATGGATTGTCCGGATGGAGTTATAGCACCTTGATGGCGCGGTGTGCGCCGAGGTGTGAACCACGGTTCACGAATGCTGAGGACGTCGATTCATGCGACCCAAATGCTGTCTTCTCATCAGTGTGGTGCTAGGGTTCTCGGCCGTTGCTTGTGTTCCCGGGGTGAAGGAACTGGTCGATCCGCTGTTTGAGACCACTGCCGGGGCGACCGCGGTTGCACTTGGGGACATCAATGGTGACGGTCTGACGGATGTGG
Proteins encoded in this window:
- a CDS encoding Dabb family protein — its product is MSTFVHAVFFTCKPSATPEQIKLLASDCRSMLTQIPSVRQLVAGRREESMTRPVNDTAYHVGLVVHFDDLSGYRLYADHPLHMEFVAKHKAFWADLRVCDFVAG
- the secF gene encoding protein translocase subunit SecF, whose product is VILAILATILVVMFMAIYYTFNGVIADVALLMNLVITLGVMSFLQATFTLPGIAGMVLTLGMAVDANVLIYERMREELSRGVSARMAVKLGYEKAFSAILDSNVTTILTAVILGSLGSEEIKGFGLTLGIGLTISLFTALFVTRRYYHFMTATDPGVEETRKAWLATGVLVAAGAICMGLGYLLNTDPKVRAESGWWGLGGLLLVLFLTSLLLLGSLYTFRFLYRVTGYYKANRLPMLKLINLTNIDWMSMVKYLWPCSGIFIVLGFTLLFSIDKSQYLDIEFLGGTGVQVQIKPERSADFAVEGDEKVKGYVTNGRDDTPATAVGWLRHAAKQVTEASVTASTQGADQYLITTGEGFTQAQMEALLLPTLEEFIVRGGIRPAENGYLIQFNPEKIQGLVTDAASAQVKVRSASGYISAAANLMRGARVQLVEEGSGKETLKAYEIIVTETQKTLVAESLLAAMQDVLKVTQSIQAKIPEKAKATDGVFPIKMGDNTLVDAIGEDLARGSAESVAAFKGGVAIVFDDLTPVVTPREMERRLRNMRLQPDFEDAGWRDAKVIPLISEAAPPGTSAEDVSCKRIAILVSDPAIPYIEGESNESWKTQVAGKELKLAEEALASSRALERVTQFAPQVAQEAVQKAIIAIVLSLIAIAIYVWVRFGSVGFGLGGIISLFHDVATTIAALMICHHIHDTWLGRLLMLEDFKFDLNIIAALLTILGFSINDTIVIYDRIREIRGRLSTVSPNIINNAVNQTLSRTIITSFTVFLCVGAMYFFGGDGIHGFCFAMLFGIFTGTYSTVMIASPILYHPRVMWVTTIVLSALTALLIATVVSIGWLRYTLMVLIVAGALFALVRQWAATAGAREPVRAGVTA